The Lynx canadensis isolate LIC74 chromosome D1, mLynCan4.pri.v2, whole genome shotgun sequence genome has a segment encoding these proteins:
- the RBMXL2 gene encoding RNA-binding motif protein, X-linked-like-2, which translates to MVEADRPGKLFIGGLNPETDEKGLEAAFGKYGRISEVLLMKDRETSKSRGFAFVTFESPADAKAASRDMNGKTLDGKAIKVAQATKPAFESGRRGAPPPSRSRGRSRGLRGTRGGGLGPRRPPSRGGPADDSSYAGDFDSRSSRAPLPMKRGPPPRRAGPPPKRAAPSGLARSSGGGMRGRAAAARGRDGYAGPPRREPPPPRRDPYLSPREEGCSPRDNYSSRDYPSARDPREFAPSPREYTYRDYGHSNARDNCPSRGYGDRDGYGGRDRDFSDHPSGGFYRDLFESYGDPLSAAAMRGPPLTYGGGGRYDEYRGCSPDAYGGGRDSYGGGRSDRYSRGRDRVGRADRGLSRSLERGCPPPRDSYSRSGRRVPRGGGRLGSRLERGGARSRY; encoded by the coding sequence ATGGTTGAGGCGGATCGCCCCGGGAAGCTCTTCATTGGCGGGCTCAACCCCGAAACCGACGAGAAAGGCCTCGAGGCCGCGTTTGGCAAGTATGGCCGCATCAGTGAGGTGCTCTTGATGAAAGATCGAGAAACCAGCAAGTCCAGGGGCTTCGCGTTCGTCACCTTCGAAAGCCCGGCAGACGCCAAGGCTGCCTCCAGAGATATGAACGGCAAGACCCTGGATGGTAAAGCCATCAAGGTGGCCCAGGCCACCAAGCCGGCGTTTGAGAGCGGCCGGCGGGGCGCGCCGCCGCCGTCCCGCAGCCGTGGTCGCTCGAGGGGCCTGCGCGGGACCCGCGGGGGCGGCCTTGGCCCGCGGCGACCCCCATCCCGGGGCGGGCCGGCGGACGACAGCAGCTACGCGGGGGATTTCGACTCGCGGTCCTCCAGGGCCCCGCTGCCCATGAAGCGCGGGCCGCCGCCACGCAGGGCCGGGCCGCCCCCCAAGAGGGCCGCGCCGTCGGGCCTGGCTCGCAGCAGCGGCGGTGGAATGCGCGGGCGGGCCGCGGCCGCACGGGGGCGAGACGGCTATGCAGGCCCACCGCGCCGGGAGCCGCCACCCCCGCGCCGGGACCCCTACCTGAGCCCCCGGGAGGAGGGCTGCTCGCCCAGAGACAACTACTCGAGCCGAGACTACCCTAGCGCCCGCGACCCCCGCGAGTTTGCTCCCTCGCCTCGAGAGTACACCTACCGCGATTACGGCCACTCCAATGCCCGGGATAACTGTCCGTCGAGAGGGTATGGCGACCGAGACGGCTACGGGGGGCGCGACCGCGACTTCTCGGACCATCCGAGCGGAGGCTTCTACCGAGACCTATTCGAGAGCTACGGGGACCCGCTCAGCGCCGCCGCGATGCGGGGGCCTCCGCTGACGTATGGCGGGGGAGGCCGCTACGACGAGTACCGGGGCTGCTCGCCCGACGCCTATGGCGGCGGCCGCGACAGTTACGGCGGCGGCCGTAGCGACCGCTACTCGAGGGGCCGCGACCGGGTAGGCAGAGCCGACCGCGGGCTCTCCCGGTCCTTGGAAAGGGGGTGCCCTCCCCCGCGCGATTCTTACAGCCGCTCTGGCCGCAGGGTCCCCAGGGGCGGAGGCCGCCTGGGAAGCCGCTTGGAGAGAGGGGGAGCCCGGAGCAGATACTAA